The Neofelis nebulosa isolate mNeoNeb1 chromosome 16, mNeoNeb1.pri, whole genome shotgun sequence genome includes a window with the following:
- the HDAC5 gene encoding histone deacetylase 5 isoform X4 produces the protein MNSPTESVEVKPVLPGAMPSSMGGGGGGSPSPAELRGALAGPVDPSLREQQLQQELLALKQQQQLQKQLLFAEFQKQHDHLTRQHEVQLQKHLKQQQEMLAAKRQQELEQQRQREQQRQEELEKQRLEQQLLILRNKEKSKESAIASTEVKLRLQEFLLSKSKEPTPGGLNHSLPQHPKCWGAHHASLDQSSPPQSGPPGTPPSYKLPLLGPYDSRDDFPLRKTASEPNLKVRSRLKQKVAERRSSPLLRRKDGTVISTFKKRAVEITGAGPGVSSVCNSAPGSGPSSPNSSHSTIAENGFTGSVPNIPTEMLPQHRALPLDSSPNQFSLYTSPSLPNISLGLQATVTVTNSHLTASPKLSTQQEAERQALQSLRQGGALTGKFMSTSSIPGCLLGVALEGDASPHGHASLLQHVLLLEQARQQSTLIAVPLHGQSPLVTGERVATSMRTVGKLPRHRPLSRTQSSPLPQSPQALQQLVMQQQHQQFLEKQKQQQLQLGKILTKTGELPRQPTTHPEETEEELTEQQEALLGEGALTIPREGSTESESTQEDLEEEEEEEEEEEEEEEEDCIQVKDEEGESGTEEGPDSEESSAGYKKVFSDAQQLQPLQVYQAPLSLATVPHQALGRTQSSPAAPGGMKSPPDQPTKHLFTTGVVYDTFMLKHQCMCGNTHVHPEHAGRIQSIWSRLQETGLLSKCERIRGRKATLDEIQTVHSEYHTLLYGTSPLNRQKLDSKKLLGPISQKMYAMLPCGGIGVDSDTVWNEMHSSSAVRMAVGCLVELAFKVAAGELKNGFAIIRPPGHHAEESTAMGFCFFNSVAITAKLLQQKLNVGKVLIVDWDIHHGNGTQQAFYNDPSVLYISLHRYDNGNFFPGSGAPEEVGGGPGVGYNVNVAWTGGVDPPIGDVEYLTAFRTVVMPIAHEFSPDVVLVSAGFDAVEGHLSPLGGYSVTARCFGHLTRQLMTLAGGRVVLALEGGHDLTAICDASEACVSALLSVELQPLDEAVLQQKPNINAVATLEKVIEIQSKHWSCVQRFAAGLGRSLREAQAGETEEAETVSAMALLSVGAEQAQAAAAREHSPRPAEEPMEQEPAL, from the exons TGGAGGTGAAGCCGGTGCTGCCGGGAGCCATGCCCAGCtccatggggggcgggggtggaggcagccccagccccgcGGAGCTGCGGGGTGCCCTGGCGGGCCCTGTGGACCCCTCACTGAGGGAGCAGCAGCTGCAGCAGGAGCTCCTGGCGctcaagcagcagcagcagctgcagaAGCAGCTCCTGTTCGCCGAGTTCCAGAAACAGCACGACCACCTGACGCGGCAGCATGAGGTCCAGCTGCAGAAGCACCTCAAG cagcagcaggagatgCTGGCGGCCAAGAGGCAGCAGGAGCTGGAGCAGCAGCGGCAGCGGGAGCAGCAGCGGCAGGAAGAGCTGGAGAAGCAGCGGCTGGAGCAGCAGCTGCTCATCCTGCGAAACAAGGAGAAGAGCAAAGAGA GTGCCATCGCCAGCACTGAGGTGAAGCTGAGGCTCCAGGAATTCCTCTTGTCGAAGTCAAAGGAGCCCACACCAGGCGGCCTCAACCATTCCCTCCCACAGCATCCCAAATGCTG GGGAGCCCACCATGCTTCTTTGGACCAGAGTTCCCCTCCCCAGAGTGGCCCCCCTGGGACGCCTCCCTCCTACAAACTGCCTTTGCTTGGGCCCTATGACAGCCGCGATGACTTCCCCCTCCGCAAAACAG CCTCTGAACCCAACTTGAAAGTGCGTTCGAGGCTAAAGCAGAAGGTGGCTGAGCGGAGAAGCAGTCCCCTCCTGCGTCGCAAGGATGGGACAGTCATTAGCACCTTTAAGAAGAGAGCTGTTGAGATCACTGGTGCTGGGCCTGGAG TGTCGTCCGTGTGTAACAGCGCACCAGGCTCCGGCCCCAGCTCTCCCAACAGCTCCCACAGCACCATTGCTGAGAATGGCTTTACTGGCTCAGTCCCCAACATCCCCACTGAG ATGCTCCCCCAGCACCGGGCCCTCCCTCTGGACAGCTCCCCCAACCAGTTCAGCCTCTAcacgtctccctctctgcccaacATCTCCCTAGGGCTGCAGGCCACAGTCACTGTCACCAACTCGCACCTCACG gcctccccgAAGCTGTCAACGCAGCAGGAGGCCGAGAGGCAGGCCCTCCAGTCCCTGCGGCAGGGTGGCGCGCTGACGGGCAAGTTCATGAGCACATCCTCCATCCCCGGCTGCCTGCTGGGCGTGGCGCTGGAGGGTGACGCCAGCCCCCACGGGCATGCCTCCCTGCTGCAGCACGTGCTGCTGCTGGAGCAGGCTCGGCAGCAAAGCACCCTCATCGCTG TGCCACTCCACGGGCAGTCCCCGCTGGTGACAGGTGAACGTGTGGCCACCAGCATGCGGACAGTGGGCAAGCTCCCGCGGCACCGGCCCTTGAGCCGCACTCAGTCCTCCCCGCTACCCCAGAGCCCCCAGGCCCTGCAGCAGCTGGTCATgcagcagcagcaccagcagTTCCTGGAGAAACAGAAGCAACAGCAGCTGCAGCTGGGCAAG ATCCTCACCAAGACTGGGGAGCTGCCACGGCAGCCCACCACCCACCccgaggagacagaggaggagctGACTGAGCAGCAGGAGGCCTTGCTTGGGGAGGGGGCCCTGACCATCCCCCGGGAAGGCTCCACGGAGAGTGAGAGTACGCAGGAagacctggaggaggaggaagaggaggaggaggaggaggaggaagaggaggaggaggactgcATCCAGGTCAAGGACGAGGAGGGCGAGAGCGGCACCGAGGAGGGGCCCGACTCGGAGGAGTCCAGTGCTGGTTACAAGAAG GTGTTCTCAGATGCCCAGCAGCTGCAGCCCCTTCAGGTGTATCAGGCACCCCTCAGCCTGGCCACTGTGCCCCACCAGGCCCTGGGCCGCACCCAGTCCTCACCTGCTGCCCCTGGGGGCATGAAGAGCCCCCCAGACCAGCCCACCAAGCACCTCTTCACCACAG GTGTGGTCTACGACACGTTCATGCTGAAGCATCAGTGCATGTGCGGGAACACACACGTGCACCCTGAGCATGCCGGCCGGATCCAGAGCATCTGGTCTCGGCTGCAGGAGACAGGCCTGCTTAGCAAGTGTGAG CGGATCCGGGGTCGCAAAGCCACACTGGACGAGATCCAGACGGTGCACTCAGAATACCACACCCTGCTCTATGGGACCAGCCCCCTCAACCGACAGAAGCTTGACAGCAAGAAGCTGCTTG GCCCCATCAGCCAGAAGATGTATGCCATGCTGCCTTGTGGGGGCATTGGG GTGGACAGTGACACTGTGTGGAACGAGATGCACTCCTCCAGTGCCGTGCGCATGGCAGTGGGCTGCCTGGTAGAGCTGGCTTTCAAGGTGGCAGCAGGAGAGCTCAAG AATGGATTTGCCATCATCCGGCCCCCAGGACACCACGCAGAGGAATCCACAGCCAT ggGATTCTGCTTCTTCAACTCTGTAGCCATCACAGCTAAACTCCTACAGCAGAAGCTGAACGTGGGCAAGGTTCTCATCGTGGACTGG GACATTCACCACGGCAATGGCACCCAACAAGCGTTTTACAATGACCCGTCTGTGCTCTACATCTCCCTGCATCGCTATGACAACGGGAACTTCTTTCCAGGCTCGGGGGCTCCTGAAGAG GTTGGCGGAGGGCCAGGCGTGGGGTACAATGTGAACGTGGCATGGACGGGAGGTGTGGATCCCCCCATCGGAGATGTGGAGTACCTAACGGCCTTCAG GACAGTGGTGATGCCCATTGCCCACGAGTTCTCACCTGACGTGGTCCTGGTCTCTGCCGGGTTTGATGCTGTTGAGGGACACCTGTCTCCACTGGGTGGCTACTCTGTCACCGCCAGAT GTTTTGGCCACTTAACCAGGCAGCTGATGACGCTGGCAGGGGGCCGGGTGGTGCTGGCCCTGGAGGGAGGCCACGACTTGACCGCCATCTGTGATGCCTCTGAGGCCTGTGTCTCAGCTCTGCTCAGCGTGGAG CTGCAGCCCTTGGACGAGGCAGTCTTGCAACAAAAGCCCAACATCAACGCAGTGGCCACGCTAGAGAAAGTCATCGAGATCCAGA GCAAACACTGGAGCTGCGTACAGAGGTTCGCTGCTGGTCTAGGCCGTTCCCTGCGGGAGGCCCAGGCAGGGGAGACGGAGGAGGCTGAGACTGTGAGCGCCATGGCCTTGCTGTCGGTGGGGGCCGAGCAGGCCCAGGCTGCTGCAGCCCGGGAGCACAGCCCCAG GCCGGCAGAGGAGCCCATGGAACAGGAGCCTGCCCTGTGA